A window of the Streptomyces luomodiensis genome harbors these coding sequences:
- a CDS encoding aldehyde dehydrogenase family protein encodes MADTTFAYAPAPESRAIVSLRPAYGLFIDGAFTPPTERLITTVNPADEERLAEVSAADEADVDRAVTAARRAFEHVWSPMPSAERGKYLFRISRIIQERARELAVLESLDNGKPIKESRDVDIPLAAAHFFYYAGWADKLVHAGFGAAPRPLGVAAQVIPWNFPLLMLAWKIAPALATGNTVVLKPAETTPLTALLFAEICQQAELPPGVVNIVTGAADTGRALIAHSGTDKVAFTGSTEVGREIARTVAGTRKKLTLELGGKGANIVYDDAPLDQAVEGIVNGIFFNQGHVCCAGSRLLVQESVAEEVLHRLKERVSRLRLGDPLDKNTDIGAINSAEQLARIRALAQTGRDEGSQDWAPDCELPARGYWFAPTIFTGVAQAHRIAREEIFGPVLSVLTFRTPDEAVEKANNTPYGLSAGVWTEKGSRMLWTAGRLRAGVVWSNTFNKFDPTSPFGGYRESGYGREGGRHGLEAYLDV; translated from the coding sequence ATGGCTGACACCACCTTCGCGTACGCCCCCGCACCCGAGTCCCGGGCCATCGTCTCGCTGCGGCCCGCGTACGGACTGTTCATCGACGGCGCGTTCACACCCCCCACCGAGCGACTGATCACCACGGTCAACCCGGCCGACGAGGAGCGCCTGGCGGAGGTGTCCGCCGCCGACGAGGCGGACGTGGACCGCGCCGTGACCGCCGCCCGGCGGGCCTTCGAGCACGTGTGGTCCCCCATGCCCTCCGCCGAGCGCGGCAAGTACCTCTTCCGGATCAGCCGCATCATCCAGGAACGCGCCCGTGAACTGGCCGTCCTGGAGTCCCTGGACAACGGCAAGCCCATCAAGGAGTCGCGGGACGTGGACATCCCGCTGGCGGCCGCGCACTTCTTCTACTACGCCGGCTGGGCCGACAAGCTAGTCCACGCCGGCTTCGGCGCCGCGCCCCGGCCACTGGGCGTCGCGGCCCAGGTCATCCCCTGGAACTTCCCCCTGCTGATGCTCGCCTGGAAGATCGCCCCGGCCCTCGCCACGGGCAATACGGTGGTGCTCAAACCGGCCGAGACCACCCCGCTCACCGCCCTGCTGTTCGCCGAGATCTGCCAGCAGGCCGAGCTGCCCCCGGGCGTGGTCAACATCGTCACCGGCGCCGCGGACACCGGACGCGCTCTGATCGCCCACTCCGGCACCGACAAGGTGGCCTTCACCGGCTCCACCGAGGTCGGCCGGGAGATCGCCCGTACCGTGGCGGGCACCCGCAAGAAGCTCACCCTGGAACTCGGCGGCAAGGGCGCCAACATCGTCTACGACGACGCTCCCCTGGACCAGGCCGTCGAGGGCATCGTGAACGGAATCTTCTTCAACCAGGGCCATGTGTGCTGCGCCGGGTCCCGGCTGCTGGTCCAGGAGTCCGTCGCCGAGGAGGTGCTGCACCGGCTCAAGGAGCGCGTCTCCCGGCTCAGGCTCGGCGACCCGCTGGACAAGAACACCGACATCGGCGCCATCAACTCCGCCGAACAGCTCGCCCGTATCCGCGCCCTCGCCCAGACCGGCCGGGACGAGGGCAGCCAGGACTGGGCACCCGACTGCGAACTGCCCGCCCGCGGCTATTGGTTCGCGCCGACCATCTTCACCGGGGTCGCCCAGGCCCACCGCATCGCCCGGGAGGAGATCTTCGGACCGGTGCTGTCCGTCCTCACCTTCCGCACCCCGGACGAGGCGGTCGAAAAGGCCAACAACACCCCCTACGGCCTGTCGGCCGGAGTGTGGACCGAGAAGGGAAGCCGCATGCTGTGGACCGCCGGCCGGCTGCGCGCCGGTGTGGTGTGGTCGAACACCTTCAACAAGTTCGATCCCACCAGCCCGTTCGGGGGCTATCGCGAATCCGGGTACGGACGCGAGGGCGGACGGCACGGACTGGAGGCGTACCTCGATGTCTGA
- a CDS encoding aldehyde dehydrogenase family protein produces the protein MSEFPVPAAARVPVRKTYKLYLGGEFPRSESGRSYPVTSAGGELLAHAAMGSRKDARDAVVTARRAFVPWAARTAYARGQILYRVAEMMEGRRAQFVQETIDAQGLDAARAEDVVSAAVDRWVYYAGWTDKVTQVMGGTNPVSGPYDNRSVPEPTGVVAVLAPPKSPLLGLVSVIAPVIATGNTAVVVASEPHPLPAVTLAEALATSDLPGGVVNILTGRLAELAPPLASHADVNALDLAGAGERAAELEAAAATTLTRVLRPSPSPDWAAPPGLSRITPFLETKTVWHPVGI, from the coding sequence ATGTCTGAGTTCCCCGTACCCGCCGCGGCCCGAGTGCCGGTGCGCAAGACCTACAAACTGTACCTGGGCGGGGAATTCCCGCGGTCCGAGTCCGGGAGGAGCTATCCGGTGACCTCAGCAGGGGGCGAGTTGCTGGCCCACGCCGCGATGGGCTCGCGCAAGGACGCCCGGGACGCGGTGGTCACGGCCCGCCGCGCGTTCGTCCCGTGGGCCGCCCGTACGGCCTACGCCCGCGGACAGATCCTCTACCGCGTGGCCGAGATGATGGAGGGGCGGCGCGCCCAGTTCGTCCAGGAGACCATCGACGCCCAGGGCCTGGACGCGGCGCGGGCCGAGGACGTGGTCTCGGCGGCCGTCGACCGCTGGGTGTACTACGCGGGCTGGACCGACAAGGTCACCCAGGTGATGGGCGGAACCAACCCCGTCTCGGGGCCGTACGACAACCGCTCCGTACCCGAACCCACGGGGGTGGTGGCGGTCCTCGCGCCACCGAAGTCCCCGCTGCTGGGGCTGGTCTCGGTGATCGCGCCGGTGATCGCGACGGGCAACACGGCGGTGGTGGTGGCGAGCGAGCCGCATCCCCTGCCCGCCGTCACCCTGGCAGAGGCCCTGGCCACCTCGGACCTGCCCGGCGGTGTGGTCAACATCCTCACCGGCCGCCTCGCGGAACTGGCCCCGCCCCTGGCGTCCCACGCGGACGTCAACGCGCTGGACCTGGCGGGAGCCGGTGAGCGGGCGGCCGAACTGGAGGCGGCGGCGGCCACCACCCTCACCCGCGTCCTGAGACCGTCGCCGTCCCCCGACTGGGCCGCTCCACCGGGACTGTCCAGGATCACCCCGTTCCTGGAGACGAAGACCGTGTGGCATCCGGTGGGAATCTGA